A part of Candidatus Electrothrix aestuarii genomic DNA contains:
- a CDS encoding NADH:flavin oxidoreductase: MTAQNILFTETTINGLSLKNRFIRAATWEGLATPEGAVTPQLIDRMVTLAQGGVGLIISSHGYVSKEGQGTPWQLGIHEDYLVNGLEELTTAVHDNGGKIILQLAHAGQYAATELTGLPALAVSPLPASTDIQYKVITQEDIEALIIAYTQAAQRAKEAGFDGVQLHAAHGYLLSQFLSPAFNQRPDAYGGDIKNRTRIHREILQAIREAVGRDYPVFIKMNCADFIENGLEAEDSLQAAKIFTEAGADAIEISGGIIRTGKLSPSRPGITTQEKEAYFKEYAQRVRAELSIPLILVGGIKSFEVASEIVSQGTVDYISMSRALIREPDLILRWQNGDLRSAQCRSDNLCFTPGFEGKGVYCITKELEEKKLSASQLKSEYS, from the coding sequence ATGACCGCCCAAAACATCCTCTTCACCGAAACCACCATCAACGGCCTCTCCCTCAAAAACAGATTCATCAGAGCAGCCACCTGGGAAGGGCTTGCCACGCCGGAAGGCGCGGTCACCCCACAGCTTATCGACAGGATGGTCACGCTTGCACAAGGTGGTGTCGGCCTGATCATAAGCAGCCACGGCTATGTCTCCAAAGAAGGCCAGGGAACGCCCTGGCAACTGGGAATTCACGAGGACTACCTTGTCAACGGCCTCGAAGAACTTACCACGGCTGTCCATGACAACGGTGGCAAGATCATCCTGCAGCTCGCCCATGCTGGTCAGTACGCAGCAACGGAGCTCACCGGTCTTCCAGCCTTAGCGGTCTCCCCCCTTCCCGCTTCAACGGACATCCAGTACAAGGTAATCACCCAGGAAGATATCGAAGCCCTTATCATTGCCTATACCCAGGCCGCCCAACGCGCAAAGGAAGCAGGATTTGACGGCGTGCAGCTCCACGCTGCCCACGGCTACCTACTCAGTCAGTTCCTCTCCCCGGCCTTTAACCAGCGCCCCGATGCATACGGTGGTGATATCAAGAATCGAACAAGAATACATCGCGAAATCTTACAGGCAATCAGGGAGGCGGTTGGCAGAGATTATCCTGTCTTCATCAAGATGAACTGTGCTGATTTCATCGAAAACGGCCTGGAAGCAGAGGACTCCCTGCAAGCGGCAAAGATCTTCACAGAGGCTGGGGCAGATGCTATAGAAATCAGTGGCGGCATTATCCGCACCGGAAAACTCTCCCCCAGCAGGCCCGGCATAACCACTCAGGAGAAAGAGGCCTATTTCAAAGAATATGCGCAACGCGTGAGAGCAGAGCTCTCAATTCCCCTTATCCTGGTTGGCGGCATCAAATCCTTTGAGGTTGCTTCAGAAATTGTCTCGCAAGGGACTGTCGATTATATCTCCATGAGCAGGGCCTTAATCAGAGAACCGGATTTGATCCTTCGCTGGCAGAACGGTGACCTCCGGTCTGCGCAATGCCGATCAGACAACCTCTGTT
- a CDS encoding glycosyltransferase family 2 protein, with product MNTVIVIPVYNEAKVVGQVIEDVRAHGFPHIIVVDDGSADESWHVASAHDALAIRLKVNRGKGAAVKTGIMAANLLNADVVVTMDGDGQHDPADIKPLITPILEGKGDVVLGSRLLHREEMPKIKVLANSIGNFFTWLFYGLLVSDSQSGFRAYSRYAALIIDTKADKYEYDSKVIREIKNNRLRFTEVPVHTRYTEYSKGKKTKQGFLNGLITLYRMVWKMIA from the coding sequence ATGAATACAGTTATTGTCATTCCGGTCTATAACGAGGCCAAGGTGGTGGGCCAGGTCATTGAAGATGTCCGGGCCCACGGTTTTCCCCATATCATCGTCGTTGATGACGGCAGTGCGGACGAGAGCTGGCATGTGGCCTCGGCCCACGATGCGCTGGCCATCCGCCTCAAGGTAAATCGCGGTAAGGGGGCTGCGGTCAAAACCGGTATCATGGCGGCCAACCTGCTCAATGCAGATGTGGTGGTGACCATGGACGGGGATGGCCAGCACGATCCGGCAGATATCAAGCCGTTGATCACCCCGATCCTTGAAGGAAAAGGTGATGTAGTGCTCGGCTCCCGCCTCCTCCATCGGGAGGAGATGCCCAAGATCAAAGTCCTTGCCAACAGCATCGGTAACTTCTTTACCTGGCTCTTCTACGGCCTGCTGGTTTCAGACAGCCAGTCCGGCTTTCGCGCCTATTCCCGCTATGCGGCTCTGATTATTGATACCAAGGCGGATAAGTATGAGTACGACAGCAAGGTGATCCGGGAGATAAAAAATAATCGCCTCCGCTTCACCGAGGTTCCGGTGCATACCCGCTATACGGAGTATTCCAAGGGGAAGAAAACCAAGCAGGGCTTTCTCAATGGCCTTATCACCCTGTACAGGATGGTCTGGAAGATGATTGCGTGA
- a CDS encoding MaoC family dehydratase, which translates to MKHTLQVGDKATLRKAFTASEVELFAQISGDDNPLHMNQEFAEKTPFGQPIVHGLLVASLFSGLLGGKFPGHGTIYLGQNISFKAPVFLNETVEASVEIIKIREDKPIITLRTLCVKDDGTIAIEGEAVVKVT; encoded by the coding sequence ATGAAACACACATTGCAGGTCGGCGACAAAGCGACCTTGCGCAAAGCATTCACAGCAAGTGAGGTTGAGCTTTTTGCACAAATCTCAGGCGATGATAATCCCTTGCACATGAATCAGGAATTCGCCGAGAAGACACCCTTTGGTCAGCCCATTGTTCATGGCCTGCTGGTTGCGAGTTTATTTTCCGGCTTGCTTGGTGGGAAATTCCCTGGTCATGGGACCATTTACCTTGGGCAAAATATATCGTTCAAAGCCCCTGTCTTTCTGAACGAAACAGTTGAGGCTTCGGTGGAGATCATTAAAATCAGGGAGGACAAGCCTATTATTACCCTGAGGACTTTATGTGTGAAAGATGACGGGACTATAGCGATTGAGGGGGAGGCGGTGGTAAAGGTAACCTAA
- a CDS encoding AAA family ATPase yields the protein MYLQHFGLEHPPFTRQPSPDVFFVQAGRKNILKNLRDDLREGEMAMLLTGPEGAGKTMSCRLIRHRLDGSSCKVVYLENPVGSFDDLLTQVCQKLGVPSVKDGEEDILSVLQALVQDQKEQGRRVLFLIDEAERMFLAALERLFRLLDELHEAYGTQALLVGQPDVNTSLEQLSGYCEYVRISSTYSLAAFSVEETATYLAYRLKAAGDTRGTSDPVFSKGAVQAIFRLGQGLPGLIDGIAESSLEKAAAAGEQTVRPVHVVAPDEAAPLPLAEDEEEERKGHKGILLFLLVLSLIAFLFWGSTSFFTGEKDTPEQANQGDIGVQPENTEISIGTQGEEPLPFVEEEGDDAPEEAVDSAESTGGPSFLALPVPERPDFKKKDDEDDIQEQQEEGKERVEQAIVAESSSLAEEQKAEAQQEASSEVPALEQDTPVEVQAEQKVEEQKVEEPEQPVAEYTESPVEVPVLAPDELKHAAQEEASAENEHGEESETLSTAKKLPVIKPTSIIELTPGMKKIRPPASEESATVPQAEESEKSEKSEEIGDPDKPVEVAAPVAQPDEEEKEKEATSAPPKQKTLVPVASARVTTPAVSSPQASSPPPASEKKKEKTIPVPKIELTSVPPASPSAQADQLYARYLAAGNRWNRKDYGNKFTVQLLVLSSDDAAENIKEIVARDEYQEHSMKLHILRRDTQPPTLFVCYGVYSSMDEARNARNTMPLFLRKHHPYALSISDVLAKARD from the coding sequence ATGTATCTCCAACACTTTGGTCTCGAACACCCTCCCTTTACGCGCCAACCAAGCCCTGATGTCTTTTTTGTTCAGGCCGGGCGAAAAAATATTCTTAAAAATTTACGGGATGACCTTCGGGAAGGCGAGATGGCTATGCTGCTTACCGGTCCTGAGGGTGCAGGTAAGACCATGAGTTGCCGCTTGATTCGGCACCGGTTGGATGGCAGTTCCTGCAAGGTTGTTTACCTGGAAAACCCTGTGGGCTCCTTTGATGATCTGCTGACCCAGGTTTGTCAAAAATTGGGTGTACCTTCTGTCAAGGATGGAGAGGAAGATATTCTTTCTGTCCTGCAAGCCTTGGTTCAGGATCAAAAAGAACAGGGCAGGCGGGTTCTTTTCCTGATTGATGAGGCGGAAAGGATGTTTCTTGCCGCCCTGGAACGCCTGTTTCGTTTGCTTGATGAGCTGCATGAGGCCTATGGAACGCAGGCTCTTCTGGTTGGGCAGCCTGATGTGAACACCTCGCTGGAGCAGCTCAGCGGATATTGTGAGTATGTCAGGATAAGCTCTACCTATTCTTTAGCCGCTTTTTCGGTTGAGGAGACTGCAACCTATTTGGCCTATCGATTAAAGGCCGCAGGAGACACACGTGGAACCAGCGATCCTGTTTTTTCTAAGGGCGCTGTGCAGGCGATTTTTCGTCTCGGCCAGGGGCTCCCTGGGCTCATAGATGGAATTGCAGAGTCCTCACTGGAAAAGGCTGCTGCTGCCGGAGAACAGACGGTTCGACCTGTCCACGTCGTTGCTCCTGATGAAGCCGCTCCTCTCCCTCTTGCAGAGGATGAGGAAGAAGAAAGAAAAGGACACAAGGGTATCCTTCTTTTTCTTCTTGTTCTCAGTCTGATAGCCTTTCTTTTTTGGGGGAGCACTTCTTTTTTTACCGGGGAAAAAGATACCCCGGAGCAGGCCAATCAGGGAGATATTGGCGTCCAACCTGAAAATACCGAGATTTCCATTGGTACACAAGGGGAAGAACCCTTGCCCTTTGTCGAGGAAGAGGGAGATGATGCTCCTGAAGAAGCCGTAGATTCAGCAGAATCTACGGGAGGACCCTCTTTTCTTGCCCTACCTGTGCCGGAACGACCCGATTTTAAGAAAAAAGATGATGAGGATGATATCCAGGAACAGCAGGAGGAAGGCAAAGAGCGCGTGGAGCAAGCAATAGTAGCAGAGTCATCTTCTCTGGCTGAAGAGCAAAAGGCAGAAGCGCAGCAGGAGGCTTCTTCTGAGGTGCCTGCTCTTGAGCAGGATACGCCTGTTGAAGTGCAGGCAGAGCAAAAGGTGGAAGAACAAAAGGTGGAAGAGCCAGAACAACCTGTTGCAGAGTATACAGAATCTCCAGTGGAGGTGCCGGTGCTTGCACCTGATGAACTCAAGCATGCTGCCCAGGAAGAAGCTTCGGCTGAAAACGAGCATGGGGAAGAAAGTGAGACCTTGTCCACAGCCAAGAAACTCCCGGTTATTAAGCCAACCTCGATTATTGAGTTAACACCGGGGATGAAAAAGATCCGCCCACCCGCTTCCGAGGAAAGTGCAACTGTGCCTCAAGCGGAAGAATCTGAAAAATCTGAAAAATCTGAAGAGATTGGCGATCCTGATAAGCCTGTTGAAGTTGCTGCACCTGTGGCCCAACCTGATGAAGAGGAAAAAGAAAAGGAAGCGACAAGTGCTCCACCAAAACAAAAAACATTGGTTCCAGTTGCTTCAGCCCGGGTGACAACACCTGCGGTATCGTCTCCGCAAGCTTCTTCTCCGCCTCCGGCAAGTGAGAAAAAGAAAGAGAAAACTATTCCTGTTCCTAAAATCGAACTGACGTCAGTGCCCCCTGCCTCTCCTTCAGCGCAGGCAGATCAGCTTTATGCCCGATACCTCGCAGCGGGGAACCGATGGAACAGAAAAGACTACGGAAATAAATTCACCGTCCAGCTCCTGGTCCTCTCCTCTGATGATGCAGCCGAGAATATTAAAGAGATTGTAGCCCGGGATGAGTATCAGGAGCACAGCATGAAACTCCATATTTTGCGGAGAGATACGCAGCCTCCAACGCTCTTTGTTTGTTACGGAGTGTACAGCAGTATGGATGAGGCAAGAAATGCCAGAAATACCATGCCGCTTTTTCTCCGGAAACATCACCCTTATGCTTTATCTATTAGTGATGTCTTGGCAAAGGCCAGGGATTAG
- a CDS encoding response regulator — MNTLKQYVKNPAEVLIIDDDEALLLTTKLVIEAEGHKARTAGNGIAGLRMVQEHIPDIIILDLVLPELNGHEVCKQLKAHPASQNIPIIFLSSHNSVEEKVKAFEAGGVDYLVKPYSKIELLVRLHTHLALQNIQNSLTSEVKTRTEELEEKNRELQETNVVLKRLLHEIEEEKLEIARIVQTNIERLILPDLDRLTEAPAKQRYQIRDTIQTNLKDISCPVTGENTTMYTLLTPSELRILNLIRQGRSTKEIAETLNISPQTVATHRKNIRKKLKISGKKINLTSFISTSE; from the coding sequence ATGAATACACTCAAGCAATACGTTAAGAACCCTGCCGAGGTACTTATTATTGACGATGACGAGGCTTTGCTCCTCACAACGAAACTCGTTATCGAAGCGGAAGGTCATAAAGCCAGGACAGCTGGCAACGGAATTGCTGGTCTACGCATGGTGCAGGAGCACATTCCAGACATCATCATCCTTGATCTTGTCCTACCTGAATTAAATGGCCACGAGGTCTGCAAACAACTCAAAGCCCACCCTGCTTCGCAAAACATCCCTATTATCTTTCTCAGCAGCCATAATTCAGTGGAGGAAAAAGTAAAAGCCTTTGAAGCAGGAGGAGTGGACTACCTAGTGAAACCGTACAGCAAAATTGAGCTGTTGGTCCGCCTGCACACGCACCTCGCCCTCCAGAATATTCAAAATTCTTTAACTTCAGAAGTAAAAACAAGGACCGAAGAATTAGAAGAAAAAAACAGAGAACTTCAAGAAACAAATGTCGTTCTGAAACGTTTGCTCCATGAAATTGAGGAGGAAAAACTAGAGATAGCCCGGATTGTTCAAACCAATATTGAACGGCTGATTCTCCCTGATCTCGACCGACTAACGGAAGCACCAGCTAAGCAACGCTACCAAATCAGAGATACAATTCAAACCAACCTAAAGGATATCTCCTGCCCTGTTACAGGAGAGAATACGACAATGTACACCCTGCTTACTCCAAGTGAACTCCGCATACTGAATCTCATTCGCCAGGGACGCTCGACCAAGGAAATCGCTGAGACGCTCAACATATCACCTCAAACTGTGGCAACGCATCGAAAAAATATCCGAAAAAAACTCAAAATTTCAGGAAAGAAAATCAATCTGACCTCTTTTATCAGCACATCAGAATAA
- a CDS encoding DUF4139 domain-containing protein: MTNALCLCLLALFPFSLAFAMPENNAEEIISSLDDQTSVAVTIYNQDLALIRDSRKLTLQPGQQTLAFREVSAKIRPQTALLAAPGLQVLEQNFEYDLLSPQSLLEKYVGQQVTLVTTHPTTGEESQQEATVLSNGSGTVLRVGDHIESGVPGRLIFPSVPENLRDRPTLTMLVDNKTTEAQPVVLSYLTSGLSWQADYVAELGEDDTTLDLNGWVTLKNESGATYENAQLKLVAGDVNRVRERVQPLAMMRSAPRAEADMAAGMAEESMFEYHLYTLGRPTTIKEKQSKQVALMQANNVQVKKEFILDGQNYYYSSQVGDLGKKLKVGVFVEMKNSKEAGIGQPLPAGIMRVYKKDSSGSLQFVGEDRIDHTPENETIRLKLGDAFDVTADKKQTDFKKLAGFSRFNYVYETAFEIVLKNAKEEAVTVRVQEPVPGDWEIIEESAPHDKESASAAVWHITVEPKSNTTLTWRVKVKY, translated from the coding sequence ATGACCAATGCATTATGCCTGTGTTTGCTTGCTCTCTTTCCCTTTTCCCTCGCTTTTGCCATGCCTGAAAACAACGCCGAAGAAATTATTTCCTCCCTTGACGACCAGACCTCTGTTGCCGTAACCATCTATAATCAGGACCTTGCCCTGATCCGAGATTCGCGAAAATTAACTCTGCAACCTGGTCAACAGACCTTGGCCTTTCGCGAGGTCAGCGCCAAGATTCGTCCCCAGACAGCACTGCTGGCAGCGCCAGGGCTCCAGGTGCTGGAACAAAATTTTGAGTATGACCTGCTCTCCCCGCAATCGCTGCTGGAAAAATATGTGGGCCAACAAGTGACACTCGTCACAACCCATCCCACCACCGGTGAAGAAAGCCAGCAGGAGGCCACAGTCCTCAGTAACGGTAGCGGCACTGTCCTTCGGGTTGGCGATCATATTGAATCCGGCGTTCCGGGCCGCCTGATCTTCCCCTCTGTCCCGGAGAACCTGCGGGACCGCCCTACCCTGACCATGTTGGTGGACAATAAAACCACGGAAGCACAACCGGTGGTTCTCAGCTACCTGACCAGCGGCCTCTCCTGGCAGGCCGATTACGTTGCCGAATTGGGGGAAGACGACACCACCCTTGACCTCAACGGCTGGGTGACCCTGAAAAACGAAAGTGGGGCCACCTATGAAAATGCTCAACTCAAACTGGTGGCCGGTGATGTCAACAGGGTTCGGGAACGAGTGCAGCCCCTTGCTATGATGAGGAGTGCACCACGTGCAGAGGCGGACATGGCCGCTGGCATGGCAGAGGAGTCCATGTTTGAGTATCATCTCTACACCCTGGGCCGCCCCACGACCATCAAGGAGAAACAGTCGAAGCAGGTGGCCCTGATGCAGGCCAACAACGTGCAGGTGAAAAAAGAGTTCATCCTGGATGGTCAGAATTATTACTACAGCAGCCAAGTCGGAGACCTGGGCAAAAAGCTCAAGGTCGGAGTCTTTGTTGAGATGAAGAACAGCAAGGAGGCAGGCATCGGCCAGCCGTTACCTGCCGGTATTATGCGGGTCTACAAAAAAGACAGCTCCGGCAGCCTCCAGTTTGTTGGTGAGGATAGAATTGACCACACCCCGGAGAACGAGACGATCCGCCTGAAATTGGGTGATGCCTTTGATGTCACCGCAGACAAGAAACAGACAGATTTTAAAAAGCTGGCCGGATTCAGCCGCTTCAACTATGTCTATGAAACAGCCTTTGAAATTGTCCTGAAGAATGCCAAGGAAGAGGCTGTGACCGTGCGGGTGCAGGAGCCTGTACCCGGCGATTGGGAGATTATTGAGGAATCAGCCCCGCACGACAAGGAGAGTGCCAGCGCTGCGGTTTGGCATATCACAGTGGAACCAAAATCCAATACCACGCTGACTTGGCGAGTAAAGGTGAAATATTAG